TAAaggtgtctgtgtgtttgtagaACATGGTCCTGgtgctcagggcaggaaggctggagGGTCCATGGCTGCATTAAACCGCTCCAGGGGCACCACCCCTGGCCCCACTGTGACTCACCCACCTCAATACCTTGACTGGTTGTACCACCCACCCTTGCACGGCTGTGCTGGGGCGGGGCCCTGCGCTGGGCAGGCCCAGGCCAGCCTGCAGCCCCCCCCCACCCACGCAGTCAGAATCCCCCAGACCCCGAGGGAAGCAGAagccgggagagagaaatacaGGTTTATTGCAGGAATGGGGTGTGGGGCTCTGCTGTTACAGACATGGAGCAGGGCTTCTTCCTCCCAGCACCTTGGGgttcccccagctctccctcacCCACCTTGGGAGGGGAGACCCCAGCCTCTTCCCCAGCTCACACACATCCCTGCCCACATGTCCTGTtcccctccccagttcctcctagTGCAGCAGGGCACCAGTTCCCATCCCTCCTTGCACAAGGCACTTGCCTCTCTCAGCCTGAGGGAAGCTGCATCAACCACCTCcgctgcagagcagccccacactggggacatggGAAGCCCCAGCAGAGGTGCTGGCgcagctgccccatcccagcagtACCAGCACTCATCAGggtttcctcctctgccttcccagtggcaccagcagctccatggccttGATGACAAGGCCACTGCGAGCAGCAGGTGGAACCCCCACAGCAAGGCAGTGGGGTGGTGACAGGGCTCAAGCTTCTCCTCACAAGATATTAAGTTACTGGGTTGCAGGAAcaggggcagcagagcaggagggacagggaatgTTTCACAGGGCGCTTGGTTTCTGCCCCCCATGGCAGAAGGAATCACAGGGCAAATGCTCCTGGAGTCAGAGCACGGGGCACATGCAAGACCCCCACCCTGGCACAGATGGCCCCCTGCTCTCCAGAGACCCCCACCAGAAGGGCCTGAAGCGCTGCAAGAAGGAAAAGCTCCCCTGTTGCAATCAGTCCTTCGGCCCAGAGCAGTGCCAAGTGGCCAGTCCTTGTGCACACCCTGAGATCGTCCCGCTGCAGCAGCAAGAGATGTTCCCCCTTCACAGTCCCACTGGCATCCCATCCCTCAGATCTTCGAGGACTCCACCCGCTCGATCCAGGGTGAGTCGGTCCCAACATCCCTGGGCTCCGACCGCAGCTGTCGCAGCTCCCGCTCCAGCGCCTGGCTCCGGTGGTACATCTCCATGTAGCTGGCCTGGAGCTCCCGCTGGTACCGCAgcaccttctccttctcctcctgccaggttttcctctccagctcaAAGTTCACAGCCTGCAGCTGGCCCTGACGCCGCTCCcgcagcagctctgcccacagccaCTCCACCTGCCGCTCCAGGGGCTCCGCCGTGTCGCTGTGGAGGCCGCGGCACTTGGAGTCATCAGTTTCGCAGCCAGGGAAGTCCTGGCACGATGGCATGGGGTCATCACCAAGAGGCATCGAGGTGCTGGGCTCTGGGGGACTCTGGAAGGAGTCTGCCAGCTGTGCCAGTTGGGAGTCCTTGGCCTGGACCTCCGCCTTGGCCTCCCGCAGCTGCGTCTTCAGGCTGAAGATCTCACCCAGCTTCTGAGCCATCTCCTCCTGGGTGTCCCGGAGCTGCTGTTTCAGCAGGGAGATCTCTGCTGCCTTCTGGCACACCTGTAGGGCACAGGCAAGCAGTGAGGAAGGACTGGGAGAATCAGGACCCCAGGGGTGGCAGCACCCCAGATTGTCCTCCTGGGAGACCATGAACATCACACCTGGCTAATCCCCCCCATCCTGTGGCCACGAGTTACACTGGAGCAGGGAACCATTGCGCTCATCCTGGCTCCACAACCAGGAGGGTGGcaacagggaaggaaagaaggggaCTCACCTCCCACTTGGTCTCCTCCAGCTTGGGGCTGCCACGCTCTCCCTGGGGCTGCCGGAGCTTGGGCTCCTcacactggcactgctgcagactcagctcctcctgcagccgCTTCTTCTCTTGCTGTGCCTTgtagagctgcagctgcagtgcccGCTGCCCGCGCTGCGCCTGCTGCATCACCTGCTGCAGCCGGGCCATGTACATCTGCTTCAGGTCCTCCAGCTCGTCCAGCCACAGCCGCTGCTTGTCCTCAAACACCTGCCAGCACAGGTGGACAGTGGTCAGAGTCCAAAGCCCCAGGGAGGGATCCCAGAAGGTCCCGTGATGTTGGGTCCTCCTGCGCTTGGGCATTCCAGCCTATCACCcaccacagcagctccttttACCCAGACATCActgtcccacagccctgcccagggcacccagcactgccccagccccaccccagccccacagctcaCCTGCGTGAAGGGGTCTTCAGTCTCGCTGAGACTCCTCTTGAGCTGCCGCAGCTCCCCTCCTGTCTCCTGCAGCCGATCCTCCAGCTGCTTCACCGCGTCCTCCAGCGAGTAGGAGAACTCATAGGGTGGCGGGGGCTCACCGGGGCTCTGCAGCCGGCTCAGCGTGGCCATGCTTTTGCAGGACAGGGGCACCTTCTCAGGGGCCAGCGGGTCCCTGGGGCTCCGGGAGACCCTGTCCAAGGAGCCTCCAATGTGGTTGATGTGGCCCATGGAGGCGCTGAACTGGCTCTGGGCAGGTTTGAGGCGGGAGCCGTATGATGGGAAGCTCTGGATGGAGTTGTGACTGGAGTCAGAGGCCTCATCCAGGCTGATGGCGTGGAGCAGGTGGGTGCGGAGCGGGCCATGCTGtggggctgctgtgctgctctgtgacaGCAACGTGTGCAGGCTCCCGTTGCTCTTGGACAACTTCTGCCCCTTGGACGAGGACAGGCCCTGCATGGAgaccagccccttcccagccaccgccTTGAAGGCCGAAGGCCTGATACGGCACTGAAAAACAAGAGCAGAGTCAGCATAAGCCCAACAGCCCCCACAGCCAGGGGGTTCAAATCCCCACATCCCATTCAGGGGGGCATGGACTGTTCTGCTCCACCCCATCCTCTCATAGACCAGGACTTATTCCAGAATCCTGCACGGTGCCCACAGCCTCACCTTGTCAAAGCGGCCCCGCTCTGGCAGGGAGCTCTTGGAGAAGTCAGCCCCACGGTGATGCTCCCGGGAGCAGCGCTCGGGGGATCGGTTCTCGCGGTCACTCTCGTAGTCCCTCTTGTAGCAGGCGCCTGATGTCTGGTGCTTCCGCTCCGACCGCATCTCCTTCTTGGCCCCGTGCAGGTACCCGAAGAGCTCCCGCTGGCTCGGCCCCTTCCGCAACAAGCCGTCGGGCTGCCGAAGCCCCCGTGAGCCCCCCAGCGGGGCCCGCAGCTCCAGAGGGGACAGATCCTGCTTCTCCACTAGGCTGCCCACGCTGCCCATGCTGCCAACGACGCCGACAGGCTCCGAGGAGAGGTAGGTGCCGAGGACACGGGTGTCGGGCTCACAGGTCACAggaccctgtgctgctgccatggAGAATTAGAGAAAAGCCCAgtaccagcactgctgggggagAGACAGAGTCAGTGACACCGGGCAATCAGGACCGTGAAACTCCCGGCACCCCCCCTTCCTAGCCAGCCCCAAGGACCCACCTGGGCTCCTGGCACTGGGACAGACCCATCATCTCCCATGCAGCTCCCTGGGGGAGCCGAGCGAAGGggtgccagggcacagcacacaccaaggcaggggctccctgctgctgccccccccaACGGTGCAGCGCCTCCCTCCCACACCCAGCCCCACCTCCCGCCCGCGGCCGGGGCTGCCACCAGAACAGGCACCTGCCGCCCAGCCAGGCGGGCGAGTTCGGGAGCCGGCAGCACCTGCCCGGGCCTGgcgccagccccagccccacagcaccaCCCGCCCTGCCAGGACCTCTGGGTCCGGACACCCTCTGGGGAACTCCCCAGAACGCCCCTGGGGATGCCCATCAGCTTGCCCTCCCCAGGGTGTGCAGGTGACAGGCACCTCTCCACCACCACGGGGACGCTTCCCTCACGGCATGGGCTCCTGCACCTCACAGGGCAAGCTGCACACGGACTCGCTACATCCACAGGCATTTCCACTCCAGCACCAggcagggatgaggcagccacagcccagcagctgtgTGCGTGCTGGGGACCCCGTGGCCGGACATGGCGTGAGGGcggtgggaaggggcaggatgCTGACGGGACAATGCAGCTTCCTGCGCAGGTGGCCGGGGGGAGGAAGGATGAGAGGACGTCTTCGGCCTTGGCTCTGGCTCCCCAGCACTAGGGAGAGGGACAATGTCCTCATACCAGTGCAGGGGACACAGCAAGCGTGGCAGGGGCGAGGCAGAGCCCCCAGCACGGCTTCCAGCCTTGCCGAGGGCTCCAGGGCCGGGTTACACCCAGGAAGCTGCCCTGGTTCTCAGCACCACGCGCCGCGTAAACAAACACCCGGCTTTTAATTGCTGCCACGCACAAACCTGTCTGACAGCTCCCGGCCTGCGCTGTCACCTCCCTCTGCGAGCCCAGCACCTGCTCCGGGCATCAGCACCCCACGAAGGGCACCAGATCCTCTGGAAGGATCTGGCATGCCTGCGGTGCCACGGGGCgtgcacagggatgggggacatGGATGTTCCCATGGTGGTGCGGCAGGGGAGTGGATGCTCATGCAGCCCCCGGCATTGGGGAGCAGCTTGGCCGAGCCCCGCAGCGGCTCCTCCCGGCACAGGCGGCCGAGGAAGTAGGTCAGGTTGTGGGAGCTTTGGGAAACGCCGGGGGAACCCGAAGGTGTCCTGCCTGCGGCAGGGAGGGGATCACCCTCCAGGCGGCAAAACACCGGTCCGGCCAGCCTGGCTCCTTCGGGATCTGTTCCCAACCCTGGCCGTGCCCGGGCAAGATACGGCCACAaattctctccccttcccactcCACGCGGGAGGGCACGGCGGGGCTGCGCGGAGGCGCAAGGGGTGCTGCGGGAAGGCGAGCGCGGGTTCCCGCACAGCCCCCCCTGCGcctcccgcagccccgccggAATTTCCGGCACGGGCAAGGCGGAGGGGGCGGTCGGTCCCCGGGGCCGAGCCCAGGACAAAGCCCCGCACGCCGGAGCACACCGGGGAAGGGGGATGGGGCGCCCCGggagccccccggccccgcactCACCATGCCGGCGGCGCTGCGGTCCCGCACGGCTCCGCTCCGCGCTCCTTCCCTCGCCGCGTTTGAACGCGCCCCTCGGCCGCggccgcgcggggcggcgggcggggccggcacCGGCAAATCGCGGCGCGGGGGCGGTGGGACGGGAGGGgcgggaaggaggaggaggaggaggaaagaggaggaggaaggaggaaggaggggggcGGCTCGGCCGTGCCCACCAGCGGGGCGGGGCAGGGCGGGCTGGCTGCGTGCGGCGCCGAGAGCTCCTTGCGCAAACCTCCCCCCCACGAAAGCGCGGGGAGATCCCCGCAAACCCCCCCCGAGCTACAGCTCCGGGCTCAGCAGCGGCGCCCAGTCGGCCCCCGGTGGCCCTCACCGTAGCGCGGGGCTGATGTTCCCGAGTATCGCCCGGCGAGGGTggagagaaatattttgcttcgTACCTGTGGAGTGGAGAGGGGCCTCAGCACCGTGGGACAATCCCTGCACCCTCCTCTTGCAGGACAACCCCGTGCCTCCCCCTCACAGCACCCACGGGTGGGCAGGAGCCCCACAAAGCCCCAGGGGACATGGTGTGTACCCCCACCTGCTCCAGCGCCTGGCCTGGCGCCAGCGAGACGCGACACGCTCCATCCCTGTGAATCAGCGCTGCCACGGCCTGGCCCGGAGCCGGTTTTGTCACTTGCCGCTCACTGCAGTGTGGCAGCCGCAGGGAGCGGGGATCCCGGCACGGGCTGGACCTGGTCACCGGCGTCCCGGCCTCCTCGTGGAGCAGGACACCTGCGGCAGCCCTGCTCCGTCCCCACGGCGCGGTGCCCGTCTGTCCCCAGGGAGGGATCGCACCCGCACCGTCCCCAGCCTGGGGGACGCACGCACCCGGCACTCTCGCACTCCGGGGCCCCGCTCGCTGCCAGCTCCCCCCCTACTCCCCCCGCACACCCGAGTCCTCAAGCTGTGCTGCCAGTGctctcccacacacacacacaccgtCCCCGGTCCCTGCTCGCCGGGCTCACATGCTGGCAGTGTCCTCGGTGCGCTGCCAAGGCACGCTCCGCTCCCTCCGGCCCCCTGTTCCCCACCGCACGCCGGAGAGGCAGCACATGTGTACTCTGAATAGGGGGACCCTTCTCAACATTGCCATTTCCCACCCTGCTGGCACCAGGAATGTGTCTGCAATGCCCTAGCTCTCTGTCTGGAGTTCAGCCATGAACGGGGCCCCACCGGCAGCCCACAGGGACAGGCATCATCCCACGGGGCTTGGACCGGGCAGGTTCCAGTGATGCCAGGCTGACTGGAACGGGTGCTGGTCACAGCCACACCCCTCCTTCCCGTCTGCCCCGTTTCCTGCTCCACCGTGCTCTGAGCTCGTCTCCCTGGGATAGCAGTTCCCACACTGCCCGGGACACTCCATGCCCCCTTCTCTGGGCAGAAATGCTCCTGCCTCCCATCAGTATTTCCCCAGTCTCCACTCTGCCCACTTTACCCCCCAATCCTCCCCACCATGATACTAAAGCAATTTCACGTTTTTTACCAGCAAACAGCTCCAGAACCATCCGGTTTAGAACAACCCAGCAATAAAAGCCTTTGattgctgtgcctgcagcagcccccACACAGCCTCACTGGCAGCAATTGGGACCTCAGAAGGGGGTTCgcagaggggcagggctgggactccAGGGACCCTCTCTGCCCCTGAGCATTTTGATGCTCTCCTCAGGGTTGCTGAGAGCCTGAGAACGCTGGGAGGCCTcttgctcagctctgcaggatTCCTGGGACAGCAGGCAGAGTGTTATCCATCTGCAGGAAggcaacagggaaaaaattcaTCCCTTCCCACTGGGCTATTGCTGATATCGAAGTGCGTGGGGGGAGTGGAGCTGAGCGACCTCCGAGTCACATTCAGGGCTATAAAAGGAAGTCAGGTCTCCGGCATGGCGCCTCTTCCACAAAAGCAACTGGAGGGTGAGGGGGCTGCAAGCAGAGCTGAGAAATAGCTGCCAGGCAGCGGGAGAGGAGCCTGTAGCGCTGAGCGAAGTGTGAGGTGCACATATGCTCTGTTTCTGCACAGCTACGTCTCCATGAAACCTGCCCAAAATTGTGTCATCTATTTTGAACGGTGTAGAGAAATACTTTGAtctgcctctgccagccctggctgtggtTCAGGCACCAGGAAGTGGCTGGAACACAGGTGGCCAATCCCAAAACCCGCACCATGGAGAGACAGGAGTGGGGCTGCTAGGCTGACATCTCCCTCTGGCTGCCCACAGCGAGGGACATGAGTGGTCCTGGGAACACCTCTAGAGGAGTGCACTGGGTGTCCAAGCCAACCAGCAATCTTCGCGCCAGCTATCAGTGCTGCTTTGGGGCCACTGGGCTGGAGAGGCCAATGGGAACTCCTGGGCAGCACATCCTCATACCTCAAGGCTGGGCCTGTCCCTTCCATGATGCAAAGCAGCACAGCCTCATCCTCACCACCCTGCACAGCCACCATGACCCCTGCCTTGGAGACAGCCCCCCTCACACTCCATCTGAGGGCACCAgactcctctcccagctctagagcagcacagagagcagaTGGCACCAGATCTCTCCAGACACCCCATTCCTACATGGTACACGACCCCCTCACTTGGCTCTGATGCTTCTGCCTCCCTCATCCCAGCATtcctccccagagctgctcatCTTCCCAGGATGGCAACAGCTTCTGTCTGGGAATGCAAAGAGACCACTCTGGGAAGTGCCAGGCAGGGGACGAGGACAGAACGGGCCAGGAAATGTGGAGGGCCTGGTGCCAATGCTGGTGACAGGGCTGAACAGAGGGGTACTGGCTGTTCAATGGGGTTTACCCAGCTTGAGGAGGCAACAGTACCCAAAACATGTGCCAAAACCCCAGAGTCAGCTTGGTGCAGGCCTACACATGGCACCATCTGTGAGGCAGCCTGAGCACCCTCCACTCTGAAGTGGCACAGCTCCATCCACACAGCAGCCCAAGGCCATGGCCAGGACAGGCTGGTGATGGAGGAGGGGAGCCCAGTGTTGGCAGGGGTCTCCCTTGAGAGTCATCAGGCATTTGCCACCTTCAGCAGATGAGGGTGAGTGGCAGCATCCCAGAGGTCACAGTGCCGGTTCACTCCCAGCATGAGCAGGCATGGACCAGGTGCTGTTCCACAGCCACTGCTCCCACCTGGGTCTCAACAGCTGGGTCCTGAGggtccctcctgcccagctctaCACAACCCAGTTCTTAGAAGaagctgctggtgtggctgaTTTCTACTAAACCTTAACAACCGGCAGCCCCCAGCATCCCTTCTCACCCACTGGGACCTTCCCAACTTCCCCACCCAGGTCCTTGTCCTGCCATGACATGGGAGAAACTGTCCTGGCAGTGAGACAGTGCCAGGTGGCTGGAGtgagcaggtgggagctgcagcctggtTCACCCCCAGACTTGCCCTTCCCTCATcaaacccccctgttcccaCCTTCAACAGGAACACCCCAGCCTCTGCCTTGCCCACAGCAGCTCTTGTTACTCTCAGCTCAGGTGAGTTAGGGGTGACTGTCCCAATTCCCACACTTCGCCCACACCATTCCCCCAGTTccaccagcactgcagtgaGCCTGGCAGCCAGTCCTTCCCAGGACAGGGAATGCAGGACTAGAGCAGATCCCAGTTCCCCTCAGCACTTCTGCGGAGACATCCAGTTCTCCAACCCCCTCAGACAGGCTGAGGCAGCATATTCCACAGAGGGCAGacaaggagaggagcagctcaaGCCAGAACTCTTCTCCTTACTCCAAAGAGAGGTCCTGGCCTACAACTGCTGACatccagcagggctgtggatCCTGGGGCTCAGGGCACAGCTTAACCACAACCACTTCCTGCAGTTGAGTgaccacagcccagccctgggggtaCCTGGCAGCTGGAACAGGCACCATCTCAGAGCCCATTTCAGACTGGCTTGGCCTCCGAATCagagcagtgcccagcctgTCACACAGAGCACCCCCAGGGCCAAACCAGTGAAGCCAGGAAGgtaaagaaagcaggaaaacagagtggtacagcacagcccagggcatTCACAACTCACAACTGCCCTGACAGGTCTTTATTGTCCTCTGAGCTGAGTGGCAGCTCAGGCATGTCCAGCACAGGAAAAcctcctcctgtgcctgctctgggaggcagcaccagcaccagcagcaacACCACCGAGTCCCACTCTCAGCCTCTTCTGTTGGTCCCAGCAAAACCCAGTTCTCAGCCTCGTCTGTTCCTCCATGTCTCACCAGCACTGCCATAGTCATCTGCTGCCAAAATCTTGCCTACTCCAACCAGCTCTATGGTAGCCTCGGAGTCTTGGCACCAGCACAGCGCACACGACTGACACACGGGGATGGGCTCAGCCAAACGTGCACCAGGGGGTCTCATTTGTGTCACAGTCCAGCAAGATATTAAGGACAGTGCAAGGGGCTCCTGCCACGCTCAGATCAGTCCGTGATTCGATTCGGTACCTCACGTTGTTCAAACCTCCCTCCCGATCCACCTTAAACTGctcctggggaagagaaggactGTTCAGCCCACATTGGAAGTGGGAAACACCCAGtgcctggggagggagcagagagctggcaGGGGAGGACATGAGCAATGAGGTCTCAGAGCATGCGGTGATCACAATCCAAGCCTCCCGTGGTTCCCCTTGACCACAGCTCTCACCTGCTTCTGTGCAGCAATGCGCTTCTGGTCTCTCTTCCTCCAGGCTGGGTCATGCAGGTGCTGGAAAGTCTCATATCCAGTTGTGATTCCAGAAGGACGACGAACCTGGGAGAAGAGCAAAGTTTCTGCAGAGCCACTGGAAAACTCCTGcacctgctgctgaaggagggagtgcagggctgCCTTCCTCAGGCCCCAACCTGGGTAGCCACAGCAGAGACCAGGCAAAGAGACAAGAAAAAGGGCAATTCCAACCCAGGAGGGCACGGAGACCCCTTACCTGGAGACCAGCTCTTTTGATACGTCGATAAAACTCGTCGTCCTCTCGTCCCCAGCCCCAGAAGCGGTTGGACATGCCATTGCACTGGAACAAGAGCAGCACTGGCCAAggtccagcacagctccacGGCCTCAGAGGAGCAGACACCAGCAGCACAAGCCCTGAACACCAGGGCAgcctcccctctcctgcccctaCCACCAGGTCAGACCACAGGCTCTGTCCCAAACCATTTTGactcctttccctgcttcccaagCATGTAGCACAAAACTCTTCACCATGATAATGTTGTAGCCCCTGCCCCAAAGCATCCAGAACAACCCGCCCATGCGCTCACCAACTCGTAGTGCTGCTTGGTGAGCAGCAGGATGCCACCCACGTAGGTCGTGTAGTGGTAGAGTGGGTGCAGCTCTGGGGATGCCACATGGAAGGGCCCTGTCTCCGGGAAGCTGTAGTCCAGGTGCTCGTTGAGGGGCAGGAGATCGACGTCATGCATCGCAATGTAGTCAGTGTCGTTGCCGCTCTCCAGGAAGCCCACGTTGATCAGGGATGCCCTGTTAAACCTGCCACGGGATCGGGGGGTCTCAGTGCCACACACAGCAGCCACTGTCCCTTCACATCCCTCTGTCATGCTCCTCAATGCTCAATGTCAACCAGTCCCCAAACAGGGACACACAAACTCCTTGTCCTGAAACTGCACCCCTGCTTCTCCATGCAGAGCGAGCTGGGGACAAGCAATAGTGTTTCCAAACACCCCATGGTCTTTCTTTGAATTTCAGAGTCGCCAGATATTTGCTGCTGCAGACCTGTGACATGGGGGGAGAAAGCTAAAATACCCAGGGGGTAGAGGGTTCTGTGATTCTTGCTAAGGAAAAGGGAAGCAAAACACCTTCGTCTCTCTCTGAGCTCTAGAATGAGCAAATTTGAGCAGAGCATCACACTCTGCCCACGATGTCCCGCTGCCCTGGCACTCTGCTTCTCCAGAAGACCCTCCCAGAGCTCATGGCAGGGATAGAGCTTCAGGAAGGGCCCCTCGTCCGTAGACACAGGGAGAGACGCTACCTGAAATGATCCACTTGGTTGAGGATGAAGATGTGGTGACGGATCTTCTTCTTGCTGAGGAAGCGGTGCATGTAGGGCACGAAGGCCAGGAGCTCCTCGAAGCGCTCTCGGAAGGGCACCAGCAGCGCCAGCCGGTGCGGGCCCCACGACGGCTCGTCCCGGGCGGGctggagcggggcggggggcgggcagggctggcGGGGAGTCCCCCGGTCCTGCCCGTCGGGCACCGGCCCCTCGCCCgagcagctgagctggagcCAGAGCAGCGAAGCGAAGCCCAGGAGCAGCGCCAGGAGGAACAGCGGGAAGGCGGAGAGACGGCCGGGGAAGAgccgcgggagcggcggggacCTGGGGCACGGCGCGGGGTCAGCGGGCGGCGGGACCCCCATCCCCAGATCCCCCCATCCCCCGCCCCGCCGGACCCCCCGGTGCCACCCCCGTCCCCCCGTGCCCCGCCGGGCTCACCCTCCGCCGCGCAGCCGGAGCGCGTCCCTGCGGCGGGCCGGGCCCATggcgcccgcccggccccgccgccccggggaCACGCTGGCGGCGCCCGCCGCTCCCCCCCGACCTCCCGGAAACACGGACACGCTTCCCTTCcgccggcggggcgggacgggggcGGGACCGACCGCCGAGGACATCCCCC
This DNA window, taken from Pseudopipra pipra isolate bDixPip1 chromosome 15, bDixPip1.hap1, whole genome shotgun sequence, encodes the following:
- the N4BP3 gene encoding NEDD4-binding protein 3, with the translated sequence MAAAQGPVTCEPDTRVLGTYLSSEPVGVVGSMGSVGSLVEKQDLSPLELRAPLGGSRGLRQPDGLLRKGPSQRELFGYLHGAKKEMRSERKHQTSGACYKRDYESDRENRSPERCSREHHRGADFSKSSLPERGRFDKCRIRPSAFKAVAGKGLVSMQGLSSSKGQKLSKSNGSLHTLLSQSSTAAPQHGPLRTHLLHAISLDEASDSSHNSIQSFPSYGSRLKPAQSQFSASMGHINHIGGSLDRVSRSPRDPLAPEKVPLSCKSMATLSRLQSPGEPPPPYEFSYSLEDAVKQLEDRLQETGGELRQLKRSLSETEDPFTQVFEDKQRLWLDELEDLKQMYMARLQQVMQQAQRGQRALQLQLYKAQQEKKRLQEELSLQQCQCEEPKLRQPQGERGSPKLEETKWEVCQKAAEISLLKQQLRDTQEEMAQKLGEIFSLKTQLREAKAEVQAKDSQLAQLADSFQSPPEPSTSMPLGDDPMPSCQDFPGCETDDSKCRGLHSDTAEPLERQVEWLWAELLRERRQGQLQAVNFELERKTWQEEKEKVLRYQRELQASYMEMYHRSQALERELRQLRSEPRDVGTDSPWIERVESSKI
- the B4GALT7 gene encoding beta-1,4-galactosyltransferase 7, whose translation is MSSAVGPAPVPPRRRKGSVSVFPGGRGGAAGAASVSPGRRGRAGAMGPARRRDALRLRGGGSPPLPRLFPGRLSAFPLFLLALLLGFASLLWLQLSCSGEGPVPDGQDRGTPRQPCPPPAPLQPARDEPSWGPHRLALLVPFRERFEELLAFVPYMHRFLSKKKIRHHIFILNQVDHFRFNRASLINVGFLESGNDTDYIAMHDVDLLPLNEHLDYSFPETGPFHVASPELHPLYHYTTYVGGILLLTKQHYELCNGMSNRFWGWGREDDEFYRRIKRAGLQVRRPSGITTGYETFQHLHDPAWRKRDQKRIAAQKQEQFKVDREGGLNNVRYRIESRTDLSVAGAPCTVLNILLDCDTNETPWCTFG